A stretch of the Glycine soja cultivar W05 chromosome 13, ASM419377v2, whole genome shotgun sequence genome encodes the following:
- the LOC114382830 gene encoding glutathione S-transferase F11-like, translating into MVVKVYGPASAACPQRVLVCLLEKGVEFELVHVDLDLGEHKKPEFLLRQPFGQVPAVEDGDFRLFESRAIIRYYASKFADRGPDLLGKTLEERALVEQWLEVEAHNFNNLCFNIMFQLVILPKMGKPGDLALAHKCEQDLKKVLDVYESRLSQSTYLAGDNFTLADLSHLPGLGHLIEEAKLGHLVTERKNVSAWWEKISSRPAWKKLKDLVH; encoded by the exons ATGGTGGTGAAGGTGTATGGTCCTGCAAGTGCAGCCTGTCCTCAAAGGGTGTTGGTTTGCCTCTTAGAGAAAGGAGTAGAGTTTGAACTTGTGCATGTTGATCTTGATCTAGGAGAGCATAAGAAACCTGAATTTCTTCTCAGACAG CCCTTTGGTCAAGTTCCAGCTGTGGAGGATGGTGATTTTAGGCTCTTCG AATCCAGGGCTATTATAAGGTACTATGCATCAAAATTTGCAGACCGTGGCCCTGACCTATTGGGTAAAACCTTAGAGGAGAGGGCCCTAGTGGAGCAGTGGCTTGAAGTAGAGGCACACAACTTCAACAATTTGTGCTTCAATATCATGTTTCAGCTTGTGATCCTACCAAAGATGGGTAAGCCTGGGGACCTGGCCTTGGCACACAAATGTGAGCAAGATCTAAAAAAGGTGCTTGATGTGTATGAAAGTAGGCTCTCTCAAAGCACATATCTTGCTGGAGATAACTTCACTTTGGCTGATCTTAGCCACCTTCCAGGGCTTGGACACCTCATTGAGGAAGCCAAATTGGGGCACTTGGTCACTGAGAGGAAGAATGTGAGTGCTTGGTGGGAGAAAATTTCAAGTAGGCCAGCTTGGAAGAAGTTAAAGGATTTGGTTCATTAA
- the LOC114382583 gene encoding glutamate decarboxylase 4-like has protein sequence MVLSKTASESDVSIHSTFASRYVRTSLPRFKMPEESIPKEAAYQIINDELMLDGNPRLNLASFVTTWMEPECDKLIMAAINKNYVDMDEYPVTTELQNRCVNMIAHLFNAPLEETEAAVGVGTVGSSEAIMLAGLAFKRKWQNRRKQEGKPFDKPNIVTGANVQVCWEKFARYFEVELKEVKLRDDYYVMDPEKAVELVDENTICVAAILGSTLNGEFEDVKRLNDLLIEKNKITGWDTPIHVDAASGGFIAPFLYPELEWDFRLPLVKSINVSGHKYGLVYAGIGWVIWRSKEDLPEELIFHINYLGADQPTFTLNFSKGSSQVIAQYYQLIRLGFEGYRNVMENCRDNMLVLKEGLEKTGRFSIVSKDNGVPLVAFTLKDHTHFDEFQISDFLRRFGWIVPAYTMPPDAQHVTVLRVVIREDFSRTLAERLVADVEKVLHELDSLPARVISSTSVTVTAEENGKVVVAKKSAMETQREITAIWKKFVLERKKNNDKMNGVC, from the exons ATGGTTCTCTCCAAAACCGCCTCCGAATCCGACGTCTCTATCCACTCAACCTTCGCTTCTCGATATGTCAGAACTTCGCTTCCCAG GTTTAAGATGCCGGAGGAGTCGATACCAAAGGAGGCAGCGTATCAAATAATAAACGATGAGTTGATGTTGGATGGGAACCCAAGGTTGAACTTGGCATCATTTGTGACAACCTGGATGGAGCCAGAGTGTGATAAACTCATCATGGCTGCCATTAATAAGAACTATGTTGACATGGACGAGTATCCTGTCACCACTGAGTTACAG AATCGATGTGTTAACATGATAGCTCATCTTTTCAATGCACCACTAGAAGAGACTGAGGCTGCAGTTGGTGTTGGCACGGTTGGCTCATCAGAGGCCATAATGTTAGCTGGATTGGCATTCAAAAGAAAGTGGCAAAACAGAAGGAAACAAGAGGGAAAACCTTTTGACAAACCCAACATTGTCACTGGAGCCAACGTTCAG GTTTGCTGGGAGAAATTTGCAAGGTACTTTGAGGTGGAGTTGAAGGAGGTGAAGCTCCGTGATGATTACTATGTGATGGACCCTGAAAAGGCCGTGGAATTGGTGGATGAGAACACTATTTGTGTTGCTGCTATCCTTGGTTCAACACTAAATGGAGAATTTGAAGATGTCAAACGCTTAAATGATCTCCTaattgaaaagaataaaataactgG GTGGGACACTCCTATTCATGTTGATGCAGCAAGTGGTGGCTTCATTGCCCCATTTCTTTACCCAGAGCTTGAGTGGGACTTCCGGTTACCACTAGTGAAGAGCATCAATGTTAGTGGCCACAAGTATGGTTTGGTCTATGCTGGAATCGGTTGGGTTATCTGGAGAAGCAAGGAGGACTTGCCTGAGGAACTCATCTTTCACATAAACTATCTTGGTGCTGATCAACCCACCTTCACCCTTAACTTCTCCAAAG GTTCTAGCCAAGTCATTGCTCAATACTACCAACTAATTCGCCTTGGTTTTGAG GGATATAGAAACGTGATGGAAAACTGCAGAGACAACATGTTGGTGCTGAAAGAAGGACTAGAGAAAACAGGGAGATTTTCAATTGTTTCCAAAGACAATGGAGTGCCTTTGGTGGCATTCACACTGAAAGACCACACCCACTTTGATGAATTCCAAATCTCTGACTTCTTAAGGCGCTTTGGGTGGATAGTGCCAGCATACACCATGCCCCCAGATGCTCAACATGTCACAGTGCTTCGTGTTGTCATCAGGGAGGACTTCTCGAGGACTCTCGCAGAGCGCCTCGTGGCCGATGTTGAGAAGGTTCTGCATGAGCTTGATTCACTTCCTGCTAGGGTCATAAGCAGCACTAGTGTGACAGTCACTGCTGAAGAAAATGGCAAGGTAGTGGTTGCTAAGAAGAGTGCTATGGAGACTCAGAGGGAAATCACTGCCATTTGGAAGAAGTTTGTGttggagaggaagaagaacaATGACAAGATGAATGGTGTTTGTTAG
- the LOC114382582 gene encoding L-type lectin-domain containing receptor kinase VIII.1-like — MNIHPHFPMSPLQTPFFITFFFLCCLNASSSIFATTQFDFATLTMSTLKLLGDAHLNNNTVSLTGDPAVPNSAAGRALYSAPVRFRQPGTPSPASFSTFFSFSVTNLNPSSVGGGLAFVISPDSSAVGDPGGFLGLQTAAGGTFLAVEFDTLMDVEFSDVNGNHVGLDLNSVVSTQVSDLGTIGVDLKSGDSVNAWIEYDGNAKGLRVWVSYSNLRPKDPILKVDLDVGMYVDDFMYVGFSGSTQGSTEVHSVEWWSFNSSFDSAAAPAAATSVQKERKSSKKSTVGAVAGVVTAGAFVLALFAGALIWLYSNKVKYYVKKLDHSIESEIIRMPKEFSYKELKLATKGFSANRVIGHGAFGTVYKGVLPESGDIVAVKRCNHSGQGKNEFLSELSIIGSLRHRNLVHLQGWCHEKGEILLVYDLMPNGSLDKALYESRMALSWPHRLKILLGVSSVLAYLHHECENQVIHRDIKTSNIMLDEGFNARLGDFGLARQTEHDKSPDATVAAGTMGYLAPEYVLTGRATEKTDVFSYGAVVLEVASGRRPIEKDDDAAAGNGKVGISSNLVEWVWSLHQDGKLLTAADPRLEGEFEEGEMRKVLLIGLACSHPDSMARPTMRCVVQMLLGEAEVPIVPRAKPSTSYSTSQLLMNLQDSDTDCKNGMITISTSSSENSSNGKDIV, encoded by the coding sequence ATGAACATCCATCCCCATTTCCCAATGTCACCACTTCAAACACCCTTCTTCATCACCTTCTTCTTCCTATGTTGTCTCAATGCCTCTTCTTCTATTTTCGCCACCACCCAATTTGACTTTGCGACTTTAACTATGAGCACTTTGAAGCTTCTCGGCGATGCCCATTTGAACAACAACACCGTCAGCCTCACCGGCGACCCCGCCGTCCCCAACTCCGCCGCCGGCAGAGCCCTATACTCCGCCCCCGTCAGATTCCGGCAACCGGGCACCCCTTCTCCGGCGAGCTTCTccaccttcttctccttctccgtCACCAACCTCAACCCCTCCTCCGTCGGCGGCGGCCTCGCCTTCGTCATCTCGCCGGACTCCTCCGCCGTCGGCGACCCCGGCGGCTTCCTCGGCCTCCAGACCGCCGCCGGCGGAACCTTCCTCGCCGTGGAATTCGACACCCTTATGGACGTGGAATTCAGCGACGTCAACGGAAACCACGTCGGGTTGGACCTAAACAGCGTCGTTTCGACGCAAGTTTCCGACTTGGGAACCATCGGAGTGGATCTCAAAAGCGGCGACTCGGTGAACGCATGGATCGAGTACGACGGAAACGCCAAAGGGTTGCGCGTTTGGGTCTCGTACTCGAACCTTCGTCCCAAAGATCCGATTTTGAAGGTGGATCTCGATGTGGGTATGTACGTTGACGATTTCATGTATGTGGGTTTTTCTGGGTCTACACAAGGTAGCACCGAGGTTCACAGTGTTGAGTGGTGGAGTTTTAATTCTTCTTTCGATTCCGCGGCGGCTCCTGCCGCCGCCACGTCTGTGCAAAAGGAGCGTAAGTCTTCTAAGAAGAGTACTGTGGGGGCAGTTGCTGGGGTTGTCACTGCTGGTGCTTTTGTTCTTGCTCTCTTTGCTGGTGCGTTGATTTGGTTGTATTCTAACAAGGTTAAGtactatgtgaagaagcttgATCATTCTATTGAGTCGGAGATTATTAGAATGCCTAAGGAGTTTAGCTACAAGGAGCTGAAGTTGGCCACTAAGGGGTTCAGTGCTAATAGGGTCATTGGTCATGGAGCTTTCGGGACTGTTTACAAGGGCGTGTTGCCAGAGAGCGGCGACATTGTTGCGGTGAAGAGGTGTAACCATAGTGGTCAGGGGAAGAATGAGTTTTTGTCTGAGTTGTCTATAATTGGAAGTCTAAGGCATAGGAATTTGGTTCACCTTCAAGGTTGGTGCCATGAGAAAGGTGAGATTTTGTTGGTGTATGACTTGATGCCAAATGGGAGTCTAGATAAGGCCTTGTATGAGTCTAGAATGGCTCTGTCTTGGCCTCATAGGCTCAAAATTTTGTTAGGCGTGTCGTCTGTTTTGGCCTACTTGCATCATGAATGCGAAAACCAGGTAATTCATAGGGACATTAAGACTAGTAACATTATGTTAGATGAAGGGTTCAATGCTAGGTTAGGTGATTTTGGTTTGGCGAGGCAAACGGAACATGACAAGTCTCCCGATGCCACCGTAGCTGCTGGGACAATGGGGTACCTCGCGCCTGAGTACGTGCTTACCGGTAGAGCCACTGAGAAAACTGATGTGTTTAGCTATGGTGCTGTGGTTCTTGAGGTGGCCAGTGGGAGGAGGCCTATTGAGAAAGATGATGATGCTGCTGCTGGGAATGGTAAAGTTGGAATTAGCAGCAATTTGGTGGAATGGGTTTGGAGTTTGCATCAAGATGGTAAGTTGCTAACGGCAGCTGATCCGAGACTTGAAGGCGAGTTTGAGGAAGGGGAGATGAGGAAGGTACTCTTGATTGGATTAGCTTGCTCACACCCTGATTCAATGGCAAGACCTACTATGAGGTGTGTGGTTCAGATGCTGCTGGGTGAGGCTGAAGTGCCTATTGTCCCTAGAGCCAAGCCATCTACTAGTTACAGTACTTCTCAACTCTTAATGAACTTGCAAGATAGTGATACTGACTGTAAGAATGGTATGATCACAATCTCTACCTCTTCATCAGAGAACAGCTCCAATGGCAAAGATATAGTCTGA